In one window of Candidatus Poribacteria bacterium DNA:
- the gmhB gene encoding D-glycero-beta-D-manno-heptose 1,7-bisphosphate 7-phosphatase, translating to MRRAIFLDRDGVINEKMPEGQYVTRWEEFRFLPDVAEVIRTFNDMGFLVVVVTNQRGIAKGLYTEEDLEEIHRRMSEEIERSGGRIDAIYYCPHDIHENCNCRKPKPGMILKAAEELKIDLSSSYLIGDSITDIQSGEEAGVGVNILVSREARADDQVAPDLIVSCLKDAVDEIVSRETRDTDI from the coding sequence ATGCGGCGGGCGATTTTTCTAGACAGAGACGGCGTCATAAACGAGAAGATGCCTGAGGGACAATATGTGACCCGATGGGAGGAGTTCCGTTTCCTCCCGGACGTCGCCGAGGTGATCAGGACGTTCAACGATATGGGATTCCTCGTGGTGGTCGTGACCAATCAGAGGGGAATAGCTAAAGGACTTTATACGGAGGAGGATCTGGAGGAGATCCACCGGAGAATGAGCGAGGAGATAGAACGGTCCGGGGGACGAATAGACGCCATCTATTACTGCCCACATGATATACATGAAAACTGCAATTGCAGGAAACCCAAGCCGGGGATGATCCTGAAAGCCGCCGAAGAGCTGAAAATAGATCTATCCTCATCCTATCTGATCGGAGATTCCATCACCGATATCCAGTCCGGCGAGGAGGCGGGAGTAGGGGTTAATATATTGGTAAGTCGGGAGGCGAGAGCTGATGATCAGGTGGCTCCCGACCTTATCGTTAGCTGTTTGAAGGATGCCGTGGATGAAATTGTTAGTCGAGAGACAAGGGACACTGATATTTAG
- a CDS encoding SDR family NAD(P)-dependent oxidoreductase — protein MLALVTGGAGFIGSHIVDELLRRGYDVRVLDNLERRVHPKGKPDYIPEDVEFIEGDVADKETMRRALKGVDVVFHQAAYQDYMPDFSKFFRTNVVGTAMIYEVIAEDGLEVEKIIVASSQAVYGEGQYECPEHGFMMPPARSRDQLDRGEWELRCPLCGRIMKNLPLREEHVNPYNQYALSKYSGEITALRFGYRLGIPTVALRYSITQGPRQSLYNQYSGICRIFTLRLLNDKPPIIFEDGLQQRDYVHVDDVVRANMMALEDERANYEAFNVGGGRATTVIEYARLLARKLNKAIEPVIPGEYRFGDNRHSVSSIEKIRSLLGWKPHKGLEEIFEDYIAWVREQGDLRAFFEEADRLMRQMQVIRRSRVERREAKDLRPSSLDPRP, from the coding sequence ATGCTTGCGCTTGTCACAGGAGGTGCGGGTTTCATCGGCTCGCATATTGTCGATGAGCTGTTGAGGAGAGGTTATGACGTCAGAGTGTTGGATAACCTCGAAAGACGAGTTCATCCCAAAGGCAAGCCAGACTACATTCCCGAGGATGTCGAGTTCATCGAGGGGGATGTCGCCGATAAGGAGACGATGAGAAGGGCGCTTAAGGGGGTGGACGTGGTCTTCCATCAAGCGGCCTATCAGGACTACATGCCGGATTTCAGTAAGTTCTTCCGCACAAACGTGGTGGGGACGGCGATGATATATGAGGTGATCGCCGAGGACGGGCTGGAGGTGGAAAAGATAATCGTCGCTTCCTCACAGGCGGTTTACGGCGAGGGACAATATGAATGTCCCGAACATGGATTTATGATGCCTCCCGCCAGATCTCGTGACCAATTGGATAGGGGTGAGTGGGAGCTTAGATGTCCTCTGTGCGGTCGGATCATGAAAAACCTGCCGCTCAGGGAGGAACACGTTAACCCCTATAACCAGTATGCGCTGTCGAAATACAGCGGGGAGATAACGGCCCTGAGGTTCGGCTACCGCCTGGGCATACCCACTGTGGCTCTGAGGTATTCGATCACACAGGGGCCGAGACAGTCGCTCTACAATCAGTATTCCGGCATATGCAGGATCTTCACGTTGAGGCTGCTAAATGATAAACCTCCCATCATATTCGAGGACGGCTTACAACAGAGGGATTACGTCCATGTGGATGATGTGGTGAGGGCGAACATGATGGCGCTTGAGGATGAAAGGGCGAACTATGAGGCGTTTAACGTCGGAGGGGGCAGGGCCACCACGGTGATCGAATATGCTAGACTCTTGGCACGCAAGCTCAATAAAGCGATCGAGCCGGTGATCCCCGGCGAATACAGGTTCGGCGACAACCGTCACAGCGTCTCGAGCATAGAGAAGATAAGGAGCTTACTCGGTTGGAAACCCCATAAGGGATTGGAGGAGATCTTCGAGGACTACATCGCTTGGGTCAGAGAACAGGGAGATCTGAGGGCCTTTTTCGAGGAAGCCGATAGACTGATGAGACAGATGCAGGTGATAAGGAGGTCGAGGGTCGAGAGACGAGAAGCAAAAGATCTTAGACCCTCGTCCCTTGACCCTAGACCCTAG
- a CDS encoding DUF1854 domain-containing protein — translation MRTEDVRLLDPKKVKLFRNEFNELSLEYEGRRYDNISVLKAFPLSASTYYIALIDSEDKEIGMIEEIHLLPDKSRRVLEEELSRRYVIPKIVRVLEVDEIFGMPIWRVVTDRGERTIELKSRHDAKLLPSGRVIIRDMDGNRYEIPNFWEMDPRSRGLIETEL, via the coding sequence ATGAGGACGGAGGACGTGAGATTGCTCGATCCAAAAAAGGTCAAGCTGTTCCGAAACGAGTTCAACGAGTTATCGCTCGAATACGAGGGGCGGAGATACGATAACATCTCGGTGCTGAAAGCCTTTCCCCTCTCCGCCAGCACCTATTACATCGCCCTGATAGACAGCGAGGACAAGGAGATCGGAATGATCGAGGAGATCCATCTGCTGCCCGATAAATCCAGAAGGGTGCTCGAGGAGGAACTGTCCAGAAGGTATGTGATCCCGAAGATAGTTAGGGTTCTGGAGGTGGACGAGATATTCGGGATGCCCATATGGAGGGTGGTCACGGATCGAGGTGAAAGGACGATCGAGTTGAAAAGCAGGCATGACGCGAAACTCCTTCCATCCGGTCGGGTGATAATAAGGGATATGGATGGGAACCGGTATGAGATACCGAACTTCTGGGAGATGGACCCCAGAAGCAGGGGGCTCATAGAGACGGAGCTATGA